The Streptomyces kanamyceticus DNA segment GACCCCGACTTCGTCCTGCGCGAGCGGATCACCGCCTCGGCGTGAACGCCCGCGCGGGATCGCCGACTTGACGGTGCTTTCGGGCGCTACGGCTTGACCGCCGGGGCGCCCGGGACGCCCTTCGGTGCCGGTGCGGGCCGGGCCGAGAGGAAGGCGGGCCAGCCCTCCTTCGGGGCCTTGCCCACCGGGAGCTTCGTCAGCTTCGCCAGTGTCTTCGGGTCCTGCGCGTCCAGCCAGTCCGAGAGCTGGCGGAAGGAGACACAGCGCACTTCGGGCTTGGTGCAGACCGACTTGATGGTCTCCTCGACGGCCCGCATGTACGTGCCGCCGTTCCAGGACTCGAAGTGGTTGCCGATGATCAGCGGCGCGCGGTTGCCCTGGTAGGCGCGGTCGAAGCCCTGGAGCAGGCCGTCGCGCATCTGGTCGCCCCAGTACTCGTGCTTGGCGGGGTCGCCGTGCGAGGTCGACCCCGACTGGTTGACCATGAAGTTGTAGTCCATGGTCAGCGTCTCGAACTGGCGGCCTGGGACCGGGACGAGCTGCATCGACAGGTCCCAGAGCCCCTCCTTCTTCTTGGGCCACAGCTGGTTGTTGACCCCGCTGGTGTCGTAGCGGAAGCCCAGCTCCCGGGCGGCGCGCATGAAGTTCTTCTGCCCTTCGAGGCAGGGGGTGCGGGCGCCGACCAGTTCCTTGTCGTAGTCGAAGGGCAGCGGCTGCGCCTTCTTCATGCCCGTGTTCGTCTTCCACGCCTTCACAAAGGACTTGGCCTGGTTGATCTCGCTCTTCCAGTCCTCGACCGACCACTCGCCGACGCCACGGCCCGCGCCGCAGAAGTGGCCGTTGAAGTGCGTGCCGACCTCATTGCCCTCGAGCCAGGCGCCGCGGAGCTGGTCCACGGTGTCCTTGATTCCCTTGCGGTCGTTGAAGCCGATGTCCGAACTGCCCGCCAGGTGCTGCGGCGGCTTGTAGAGCTTGCGCTTCGCCTCGGGAAGCATGTACACGCCGCTGAGGAAGTACGTCATCGTGGCGTTGTTGCGCTGGGCGACCTTGCGGAAGTGGGAGAACAGCTTCTGGCTGTCCTCGCCCGCGCCGTCCCAGGAGAAGACCACGAACTGGGGTGGTTTCTGGCCGGGCTTGAGACGTTCGGCTCTCGCCAGGTGCGGCTGCTGGCCGGTGAACGCCGTGGAGCCGTCGCCGATCATGCGGACCGGGGCCTTGGGCGCCGCGGCGCCCGCCGCCTCCTTCGCACCGTGAGCGCCTTCCGCCGCGCCTTCGTCGGCGCCGGTGCCGCCCTCGGCACAGCCTGCCAGTACCGCGACGCACGCCACCAGGACGGTGAGGCTCGCGGCGATCCTCCGGGTGGCGGCCATCTTCCGCCCACCTTCTTTCCATGCAAGTCGGGACAGATCGCCAGCAACTTCGCATGGGGCCTGGAATGTCGTGTTCCGACAAGCCGACCAAAGTTCTTATTCACTCTTTGGGGTGATTGATTACCCTATTTGCACCGAAAATCCATCCGTGACCTTTACTCTGCATTACGGTTCGTTTACCGAGAGTTGAGATATCCCGCCGCTGCACGCCGTGACCCACGGCCGCGACCCGCCCTCCGGTGATCTCCGGAGGACCCCTTGTCCCGCGACCGCGCTGCCCCGGAGGAGACGGGAAACATGTCTGCCTGCGTCCCCACCCGCACCACCGACTCGACCCACACGCCCCGCGCCAACAATCCGCACGCCCCACCGCCCCGCAAGAAGTTCCGCATCGCGGGCGCCGACCTCTCCGCGTCGGTCGCCGTCTTCCTGATCGCACTGCCGCTCTCCCTGGGCATCGCCCTGGCCACCGGCGCCCCGCTCCAGGCGGGCCTCGTCGCCGCCGCCGTCGGCGGCCTGGTCGCCGGACGGATCGGCGGCTCCCCCCTCCAGGTCAGCGGCCCCGCCGCCGGACTCACCGTGGTCACCGCCGACCTCATCCACCGGTACGGATGGCGGACCACCTGCGCCATCACCGTTCTCGCCGGACTCGCCCAACTCGGCCTCGGCTGCCTGCGCGTGGCCCGCACCGCGCTCGCCGTCAGCCCCGCCGTCGTCCACGGCATGCTGGCCGGTATCGGCGTCGCCATCGCCGTCGCCCAGCTGCACATCGTGCTCGGTGGCACCCCGCAGAGCGCCGTGCTCGACAACCTGCGCTCGCTGCCCGCCCAACTCGCCGACCTGCATCCGGCCGCGCTGTCGATCAGCGTCCTCACGCTGGCGATCCTGCTGCTCTGGCCGCGGATTCCCGGGCGCGTGGGCCGCATCACCCGCGTCGTGCCCGCCGCCCTCGTCTCGGTGGCCCTCGCGACCGTCGTCGCCGCGCTCGCCCATCTCCATCTGGACATGGTCAATCTGCCCTCGTGGCGCAGCCACGCCCTCGTGGGGCTGCCCGAAGGGCCCGCGCTCGGGCTCGTCGCGGCCGTCCTCACCATCACCCTCGTGTGCAGCGTGCAGTCGCTGCTCGGCGCCGTCGCCGTCGACAAGCTGCTGTCCAAGCGGCCCGAGCTGAACGCGGGCGTGCGCCGCTCCGACCTCAACCGCGAACTGCTCGGCCAGGGCACCGCCAACATCGTCTCGGGCGCGCTCGGCGGACTGCCCGTCGCCGGGGTCGCCGTGCGCAGTGTGGCCAATGTGCGCGCGGGTGCCGTCAGCAGGAACTCCACGATGCTGCACGGCGTTTGGGTAGTAGTGGCAGCGCTGCTCCTGGTCCCCGTCCTGGAGCTGATCCCCCTCGCCGCCCTCGCCGCCCTCGTCATGGCCGTCGGCATCCAGATGGTCAGCCTGAACCACATCCGCACGATCACCCGCCACCGCGAGATCCTCGTGTACGCCGTCACCACCCTCGGCGTGGTCCTCCTCGGGGTCCTCGAAGGCGTGGGGCTCGGCGTCGCCGTCGCCGTGTGCGTCGCCATGCACCGCCTCGCCCGTACCCGGATCACGCACGAGGAGCAGGAGGGAGTCCACCACGTACGCGTGCGCGGACAGTTGACGTTCCTCGCGGTGCCCCGGCTCAGCAGGACGCTGCACCTGGTGCCGCAAGGGGCCGAGGCCGTCGTGGAGTTGGACGGCTCGTTCATGGACCACGCCGCGTACGAATCGCTGCAGTGCTGGCAGGACGCGCACACCGCGCACGGCGGAAGCGTCGAGGTCACCGGGCGCGCGGGCACCCGGATCGCCGAACCGGCGAGCGGATCACACTCCTGCTGCCGCCCCTGGACGCCCTGGCGCAACCACCACTGCGACCGCCCGCAGGAGGAGGAGCAGCACACGGGACGGCCGAGCGGGCATCAACTGGCCACCGGGATCAGCGCGTTCCAGCGGAACACGGCACCCCATGTGCGCGGCGAGCTCGCCAGGCTCGCGCGTGAGGGGCAGCAGCCCGCGCAGCTCTTCCTGACCTGCGCGGACTCCCGGGTCGTCACCTCGATGATCACGTCGAGCGGTCCCGGTGACCTCTTCGTCGTACGCAATGTGGGCAATCTGGTGCCGCTGCCGGGCGCCGAGAGCGGGGACGACTCGGTGGGGGCCGCGATCGAGTACGCGGTGGATGTGCTCAAGGTGCGGTCCATCACCGTGTGCGGGCACTCCGGGTGCGGTGCGATGCAGGCCCTTCTCACCACCCCGCCCGGGGGCGCCCAGACACCGCTGCGGCGCTGGCTGCGGCACGGGCAGCCGAGCCTGGAGCGGATGGGCGCGCAGGACAGGGCATGGGCGCGGCTGGCCGGGCGCGCGCCTGCCGACGCGGTCGAGCAGCTCTGCCTCACCAACGTGGTGCAGCAACTGGAGCACTTGACGGCGCACGAATCAGTGGCGCGCCGACTTGCCGAAGGTGATCTTGAGCTGCACGGTATGTACTTCCACGTCGGAGAGGCGCAGGCCTATCTCCTCACGGAGGGCACCGGCGCGGAGCAACTCCCCGACGAGGTCTTCGATCAGGTGGCGCCCACAGCACGGGTCAAGGTCTAGATCCTGACCGGTGGACACCTTTCCTGTCCGGTGGACACCTTTTGGGTAAAGGTCTAAACCAATTTTCGGCAGGCCCTTGTCACCACGGGTTGTGTCTGATGAGCTGTGGCTTCGGACACAACGGACACCCTGGGAAAGGGAGATGTCGTGAGCAACGAAAGCCTGGCCAACCTCTTGAAGGAGGAGCGTCGCTTCGCGCCGCCGGCGGAGCTGGCAGCCGCCGCGAACGTCACGGCGGAAGCGTACGAGCAGGCCAAGGCTGACCGGCTCGGCTTCTGGGCCGAGCAGGCACGCCGGCTGACCTGGGCCACGGAGCCGACCGAGACGCTGGACTGGTCGAACCCGCCGTTCGCCAAGTGGTTCGCCGACGGGAAGCTCAACGTCGCGTACAACTGCGTCGACCGCCACGTGGAGGCGGGCAACGGCGAGCGCGTCGCGATCCACTTCGAGGGTGAGCCCGGCGACAGCAGGGCCATCACCTACGCCGAGCTGAAGGACGAGGTCAGCCGGGCGGCCAACGCGCTGACCGAGCTCGGCGTCCAGAAGGGCGACCGGGTCGCCGTCTACCTGCCGATGATCCCCGAGGCGGTCATCGCGATGCTGGCCTGCGCCCGCATCGGCGCCGCCCACTCGGTGGTCTTCGGCGGCTTCTCCGCGGACGCCATCGCCAAGCGCGTCGAGGACGCCGACGCCAAGGTCGTCATCACCTCCGACGGCGGCTACCGCAGAGGCAAGCCGTCCGCGCTCAAGCCCGCCGTGGACGAGGCCGTGACCCGGGTCGACGGGGTCGAGAAGGTCCTCGTCGTCCAGCGCACGAAGCAGGACGTGGCGTGGACCGAGGGCCGCGACGTGTGGTGGCACGAGATCACGCAGCGGCAGTCCACCGAGCACACCCCCGAGGCGTTCGACGCGGAGCACCCGCTCTTCGTCCTCTACACCTCGGGCACCACGGGCAAGCCGAAGGGCATCCTGCACACCTCCGGCGGCTACCTCACGCAGGCGGCCTACACCCACCACGCCGTCTTCGACCTCAAGCCGGAGACCGACGTCTACTGGTGCACGGCCGACATCGGCTGGGTCACCGGGCACTCGTACATCACGTACGGCCCGCTGGCCAACGGCGCGACGCAGGTGATGTACGAGGGCACCCCCGACACCCCCCACCAGGGCCGCTTCTGGGAGATCGTCCAGAAGTACGGGGTCACCATCCTCTACACGGCACCCACGGCGATCCGCACGTTCATGAAGTGGGGCGACGACATCCCCGCCAAGTTCGACCTCAGCAGCCTGCGGGTGCTCGGGTCGGTCGGCGAGCCGATCAACCCCGAGGCGTGGATCTGGTACCGGAAGAACATCGGTGGCGACAAGTGCCCCATCGTGGACACCTGGTGGCAGACCGAGACCGGCGCGATGATGATCTCGCCGCTGCCGGGCGTCACGGAGACCAAGCCGGGCAGCGCCCAGCGCGCCCTGCCGGGCATCTCCGCCACCGTCGTCGACGACGACGCGAACGAGGTGCCGGACGGTGGCGGCGGCTACCTCGTCCTGACCGAGCCGTGGCCGTCGATGCTGCGCACCATCTGGGGCGACGACCAGCGGTTCATCGACACGTACTGGTCGCGTTTCGAGGGCAAGTACTTCGCCGGTGACGGTGCCAAGAAGGACGAGGACGGCGACATCTGGCTGCTCGGCCGGGTGGACGACGTGATGCTCGTCTCCGGGCACAACATCTCCACCACCGAGGTCGAGTCGGCGCTCGTCTCGCACCCGGCGGTCGCCGAGGCGGCGGTCGTGGGCGCGGCGGACGAGACGACGGGACAGGCCATCGTCGCCTTCGTGATCCTGCGGGGCACGGCGAACGCCGAGGACGAGGGGCTCGTCGCGGACCTGCGCAACCACGTGGGCGCCACGCTCGGTCCCATCGCCAAGCCGAAGCGGGTCCTGCCGGTGGCCGAGCTGCCGAAGACCCGGTCCGGCAAGATCATGCGACGCCTGCTGCGGGACGTCGCGGAGAACCGCGAGCTCGGTGATGTCACCACGCTCACGGACTCCTCCGTGATGGACCTGATCCAGACGAAGCTGCCGTCGGCGTCCAGCGAGGACTGACTCCGCGGACGAGAGCCGCGCGGCTGCGCGGCAGTGTGAAGAGGGCCCCCGGCAGCGCGCCGGGGGTCCTCTTTGTGCTTAAAGTGAAGATCACCGGATAGGTCCGCGCGTACGTTAGGTAAGCTAAGGATCGCGTCAACATCGCGACAAGACGATGCGGCGCGAAGTACCTAGGTGCGCCGGGAAGTCTGGTCGGCATGAGCTTTGTCCTGCCTACCCGACCGGAGGTCGACTCTCGTGGCCGCGCCAGCCCCCAGCAGCAACAACAGCAACCGCAAGGTACTCGGACGCCTTTCGCTCCCCGAGCGGAACTTCGTCGCCAACGCGCTGCGCACCGAGACCGTCGGCGGCGTGCTGCTGCTCATCGCCGCGGTCACCGCGCTGATCTGGGCCAACACGGCCGGTGGCTCCTACGAATCCGTACGGAGCTTCCACCTCGGGATCGGCTCGCTCGGCCTCGACCTCTCCATCCAGCACTGGGCGGCCGACGGTCTGCTCGCGGTCTTCTTCTTCGTGGCGGGCATCGAACTCAAGCGCGAACTGGTCGCGGGTGACCTGCGCGACCCGAAGGCCGCCGCGCTCCCCGTCGTCGCCGCGCTCTGCGGCATGGCCGTGCCCGCCCTCGTCTACGTCCTGGCCAACACCGTCGGCGGCGGCTCGATGGACGGCTGGGCGGTGCCGACCGCGACCGACATCGCCTTCGCGCTCGCCGTCCTCGCGGTCATCGGCACCTCGCTGCCGTCCGCGCTGCGCGCCTTCCTGCTCACCCTCGCCGTCGTCGACGACCTCTTCGCGATCCTGATCATCGCGGTGTTCTTCACCAGCGACCTCAACTTCGCGGCGCTCGGCGGCGCCGTCATCGGCCTCGCCGTCTTCTGGCTGCTGCTCAGGAAGCGCGTCCGCGGCTGGTACATCTACGTTCCGCTGGCGCTGGCCATCTGGGGCCTGATGTACAACAGCGGCATCCACGCCACCATCGCGGGCGTCGCCATGGGCCTGATGCTGCGCTGCCACAAGGAGGACGAGAGCGAGGAGCACTCCCCCGGCGAGCACATCGAACATCTCGTACGTCCCCTGTCCGCGGGCCTCGCCGTTCCGCTGTTCGCCCTGTTCAGCGCCGGTGTGGTCGTCTCGGGCGGCGCGCTCGGCGACGTCTTCACCCGGCCGGAGACGCTCGGTGTGGTGCTCGGTCTCGTGGTCGGCAAGGCGGTCGGCATCTTCGGCGGCACCTGGCTCGCGGCCCGCTTCACCAAGGCCGAGCTGAACGAGGACCTGGCCTGGCCCGACGTGTTCGCGGTCGCCTCGCTCGCGGGCATCGGCTTCACCGTCTCGCTGCTGATCGGCGAACTCGCCTTCACCGAGGACCCGCTGCTCACGGACGAGATCAAGGCCGCCGTCCTGATGGGCTCGCTCATCGCGGCCGTGCTCTCCGGAATCCTCCTGAAGATGCGGAACGCCAAGTACCGCAAGCTGTGGGAGGACGAGGAGCGCGACGACGACCTCGACGGCATCCCCGACGTCTACGAACAGGACAAGCCGGACTACCACCTCCGGATGGCCGCCATCTACGAGAAGAAGGCGGCCGAACACCGCAGGCTTGCCGAAGTGTCGGCCGGGGAACGCGAGGATGGCAGCGGTCCGGCATGATCTGAGCAGACACGATCTGAGCAGACACATCTCAGAAGAGATCAGAAGAGAAAAAGGGGAGAACGCGATGAGCTCACCCGACGGCCCCGTCGGCGCCGAGCGCAGCCTCGGCCAGCTGGTTGCCACGGCGACCGGCGAGATGTCCGCGCTGGTGCACGACGAGATCGCACTGGCCAAGGCCCAGCTGCGACAGGACGTCAAGCGCGGCGCGGTGGGCGGCGCCGCGTTCGCCGCGGCGGGCGCGGTCCTGATCTTCTCGCTGCCGATGCTGAGCTTCGCGCTCGCCTACGGCATCCGCACCTGGAGCGGATGGAACATGGCGATCTGCTTCGTCCTTTCCTTCGCCGCCAACGTGCTGGTGGCCGGGCTGCTCGCGCTGATCGGCGTCGTCTTCGCGAAGAAGGCCAAGAAGGGCAAGGGCCCGCAGAAGGTCGCCGCTTCGGCCAAGGAGACGGCTGCCGTACTGGGGAACGTCAAGCCGCATCCCCGCGCGGTGAGCCCTGCGAGTGCCGTCGAGCTTCGAGTCGGTGAGACGGGGGCGACTGTGGCACGCTCGTCCTCATGACGGACCCTGCCGCCCATCCGGCCCAACCGCCCGCCTCGGTCGTACGCGCCGAAGGGCCCTGGACCCACCGGGACGTGGCGGCCAACGGAGCGCGCTTCCACATCGCCGAGATGGGGGACGGGCCGCTGGTCCTCCTCCTGCACGGCTTCCCGCAGTTCTGGTGGAGCTGGCGGCATCAGCTGGTGGCGCTCGCCGACGCGGGCTTCCGGGCCGTCGCCATGGACCTGCGGGGCGTGGGCGGCAGCGACCGCACACCGCGCGGCTACGACCCGGCGAACCTCGCGCTCGACATCACGGGCGTCGTACGGTCCCTCGGTGAGCCCGACGCCGCGCTCGTCGGCCACGACCTGGGCGGATACCTCGCGTGGACGGCGGCCGTGATGCGGCCCAAGCTGGTGCGCCGCCTCGCCGTCTCCTCGATGCCGCACCCGCGGCGCTGGCGCTCGGCGATGCTGTCCGACCGCAGGCAGACCGCCGCGGGGTCGTACGTCTGGGGCTTCCAGCGCCCGTGGCTGCCGGAGCGTCAACTGGTCGCCGACGACGGCGCCCTGGTGGGCCGTCTGGTCCGCGACTGGTCCGGGCCCCGGCTGCCGGACGACGAGACGGTGGAGACCTACCGGCGGGCCATGTGCATCCCCTCGACGGCGCACTGCTCGATCGAGCCGTACCGCTGGATGGTGCGGTCGATGGCCCGGCCGGACGGCATCCAGTTCAACCGCCGCATGAAGCGCCCGGTGCGGGTGCCGACGCTGCATCTGCACGGCTCGCTCGATCCCGTGATGCGGACGAGGAGCGCGGCGGGATCGGGCGAGTACGTCGAAGCTCCGTACCGCTGGCGCCTGTTCGACGGCCTCGGGCACTTTCCGCACGAGGAGGACCCGGTGGCGTTCTCCACGGAGCTGGTGAACTGGCTGAAGGACCCCGAGCCGGATCGCTGACGGCATCCCCTGAGCCGCATGGGAACACCTGTCCTACGAACGCCAATTGCCTGGCGCATAGGCCAATTGGGGCCCCTGTGCGCGGTTACCGACCATGAGGCACGGGCACACGTCGGGGTATGGGCTGGACGCACGACTACAGTGACGTAGCACGCAATCGCCGCTCGGCCACAGCGCTGAACAGCCACGAGAGGGGCGGGCCACAGGATCCGGGCCTTCACGGGCCCCCTCAAGCGGGCATGCCCCAAGAAGGCATGGGCATTCCCCGCATCCTCCGCCGGAGGGCCCGCTGGGTCTCCGCGCGGCTGCGGCACACGCGCGACTGACCCCGGCTCCGGCTCCTCTAGAAGGCTCCTGCTCCGCCAGAGGGCTCCCGCTCCGCTAGAGCGCGCAGCCCTGGCTGTCGACCTCCTGGCTGGCGGTGCGGCCCCGCTCGATGTCCTGGCGCACCTCGTCCGCCGTCAGTGCGTAACCGGTGTCCGGGTCGTCGAGGGACTTCGCGAAGACCACGCCGTAGACCTTGCCGTCGGGCGTGAGCAGCGGGCCGCCGGAGTTGCCCTGGCGGACGGTCGCGTAGAGCGAGTACACGTCTCGGCGCACGGTGCCCCGGTGGTAGATGTCCGGGCCCTTGGCCGTGATGCGACCGCGCACGCGCGCGGGGCGGACGTCGTAGGGGCCGTCCTCGGGGAAGCCCGCGACGATGGCTCCCGCGCCGCTGGTCGCGTCCTTGGACGTGAACTGCAGGGGCGGTGCCTTCAGCGTGGGCACGTCCAGTACGGCGATGTCGCGCTCCCAGTCGTAGAGGACGACCTTCGCGTCGTACGTCTGGTTCGTATCGCCTATCTGGACGGTCGGCTCGTCCACGCCGCCGACCACGTGCGCGTTGGTCATCACGCGGCGGTCGGCGAAGACGAAGCCGGTGCCTTCGAGGACCTTGCCGCAGCCGCGGGCCTCACCGCGGACCTTCACGATGGAACGCTTGGCGGTCTTGGCGACCTCGCTCTTGGCGAGCTTGGGGTCCGGGGGCTGGACGTCCTTGATGGGCTCGTTCGAGAACGGGCTGAAGACCTGCGGGAAGCCGTTCTGCGCGAGGACCGAGGAGAAGTCGGCGAACCAGGTGTCGGCCTGTCCCGGCAGCGCGCGCGAAACACCCAGCAGGACCTTCGAGTTGCGCACTTCCTTGCCGAGCGTCGGCAGCGTCGTGCCCGCGAGGGCCGAGCCGATCAGCCAGGCGACGAGGAGCATCGCCACCACGTTCACCAGGGCGCCGCCCGTGGCGTCCAGGGCGCGGGCGGGCTGCCAGGTGATGTATCTGCGCAGCTTGTTGCCGAGGTGGGTGGTGAAGGCCTGACCGATCGAGGCGCAGACGATCACGATGACGACGGCCACCACCGCCGCGGTCGTACTCACCGCGGCCGCGTCGTCGTCCGTGAGCGCGTCCCAGACGATCGGCAGCAGATAGACGGCGACGAGGCCGCCGCCGAGGAATCCGATCACCGAGAGGATGCCGACCACGAAGCCCTGGCGATAGCCCACGACCGCGAACCACACGGCCGCGAGCAGCAGCAGGACGTCCAGCACGTTCACCGATTCAATCCTCGCCTCGCATCGCGGCCGCCAACTCCCCGCAACCTTGTCATGCGCGCCAGTCGAGCGGGACCTGCCTGCTGCGGTCCCAGGGGCGCTCCCAGCCCGCGAAGTGCAGGAGTCTATCGATCACACCGGCCGTGAAACCCCAGACCAGAGCGGACTCGACGAGGAAGGCGGGACCCTGGTGGCCCTTCGGGTGGACCGCCATCACGCGGTTCGCGGGATCCGTGAGATCGGCCACGGGGACCGTGAAGACACGGGCCGTCTCGTTCGGGTCGACGACGCCCACCGGGCTCGGGGCGCGCCACCAGCCGAGCACGGGCGTGACGACGAAATCGCTCACGGGGATGAAGAGCCGGGGCAGCTCGGCGAAGAGCTGGACGCCGCGGGGGTCGAGGCCCGTCTCCTCCTCCGCCTCGCGCAGGGCCGCGCGCAGCGGTCCCTCCAGCTGCGGGTCGCCGTCCTCGGGGTCGAGGGCGCCGCCGGGGAAGGAGGGCTGGCCCGCATGCGAGCGGAGGGAGCCCGCGCGCTCCATCAGGAGCAGCTCGGGCCCCTTGGCGCCCTCTCCGAAGAGGACGAGCACGGCGGACTGGCGCCCTGCGCCGCTCTCCGGGGGCAGGAAGCGGCTCAGCTGGCGCGGCTCGATGGTCTCGGTGGCGCGGACGACAGGGGCGAGCCACGGGGGCAGGCCCGCGGTGCTCAGGAGGGCGGCCCTGGGGTCCTGCCCGGCGTGGTGGCCCCGGCCCCCGTCGGCCTCTTCGAAACCGCTGCTCATGTGGTTCGTATCGCTGGTCGTGGCGTTGGTCGTCTCGCTCGCGTGCGTCATCGGCACCCCCGTCCGTTGTGGAGAACGCTCTTGGCCCCTCGGTTCGTTCCGCCCCGCCCCGATGTCACCCCGCGGCCAGCGGCGGCGCGGGCCTTCCCGGGTAGTCCGGCGGCGGCTTGAGCCGCTGGCCGGGGAGCCCGCCCATCTCGTACTTCAGGAGCTTCTTCGCCTTCTCCGGGTCGGTCTCGCCCTCTCCGTACGACGGGCAGAGCTCGGCGATCGGGCAGGCGCCGCAGGCGGGCTTGCGGGAGTGGCAGATGCGGCGGCCGTGGAAGATCACGCGGTGCGAGAGCATCGTCCACTCGCTCTTCGGGAAGAGCGCCGCGATGGCCGTCTCGACCTTCTCCGGGTCCGTCTCCTCCGTCCACTTCCAGCGGCGCACCAGTCGGCCGAAGTGGGTGTCCACGGTGATGCCGGGGACTCCGAAGGCGTTGCCGAGGACGACGAACGCGGTCTTGCGGCCCACTCCGGGGAGCTTGACGAGGTCCTCCACGCGGCCGGGGACCTCTCCCCCGAAGTC contains these protein-coding regions:
- a CDS encoding NUDIX hydrolase; protein product: MTHASETTNATTSDTNHMSSGFEEADGGRGHHAGQDPRAALLSTAGLPPWLAPVVRATETIEPRQLSRFLPPESGAGRQSAVLVLFGEGAKGPELLLMERAGSLRSHAGQPSFPGGALDPEDGDPQLEGPLRAALREAEEETGLDPRGVQLFAELPRLFIPVSDFVVTPVLGWWRAPSPVGVVDPNETARVFTVPVADLTDPANRVMAVHPKGHQGPAFLVESALVWGFTAGVIDRLLHFAGWERPWDRSRQVPLDWRA